The genomic window AGCAGTCATCTCCTCCGCCCCATCGGCGTCGGGTACCTCGTACTCGGGATTCCTCGACTCACGCCCTCGGGCTGCCGAGAATCAGGCGATCGCCCAGGTGATCGACCTGTCGAGGCGTACCGGCTGCCGGGTGCACATCCTTCATCTATCGAGTGCGGATGCACTCCCCATGATTGCCCAAGCTCGACAAGACGGGGTTCGCGTGACTGCGGAGACGTGCCCGCATTACCTGTGTTTCGACGCCGAGGACATTCCTCCGGGCGCAACGCAGTTCAAGTGCTGCCCACCCATCCGCGAGGCAGGCAATCGAGAACTGTTGTGGCAGGGCCTTGCCGACGGCGTCATCGACACAGTCGTCACCGACCACTCCCCGTCGACCGTCGATCTCAAGCGCCTCGACACCGGCGACTTCGGTGACGCGTGGGGCGGTATCGCGTCGTTGCAGGTGTCGCTTCCTGCGGTGTGGACCGAGGCGTCGAGACGCGGGTTCGCACTGGCAGACGTGGTCCGCTGGATGGCAACGAACACCGCCGATCAGGTCGGGATGCCCGATCGAGGACGTATCGCGGTAGGTGCCGTCGCAGATCTGGTCGTCTTCGCCCCGGACGAGGAGTTCACCGTCGATGTGGCAGCGCTGCATCACAAGAACGCCGTGACGGCCTACGACAAACTCGGCCTGCGTGGAGTTGTTCGTCGGACGTGGGTGACTGCAGCTTCGCTGCTCGTGCGCGCGTAGTTACGGCAGAGGGGCTACCTCCGCGCACGGTGAGCGAACATGCGCGGGTCGAGTCAGCTCCCTATGCCGTTCTCGCACTCTCGGCCCGATCGCCGGGCGTGGAGTCACGACCCGCGATCCAACCGCACACCGACAACGGGATCATCAGCACCAGTAGTGCGGCGAGGGTTGCAGTCCACGAACCCGTCGCGCTGTGAAGTGCCCCGCTCAGCAACGGCCCCGTCGCCGCGACGAGGTATCCCACCGATTGAGCCATTGCCGAGAGACTCGTGGCGGTCGCAGCAGTCCGGGCGCGGAGGTTCATCAATGTCAGCGCGAGCGAAAGTTGCGCCCCCTGCCCGAGTCCGAGCAGAATTGCCCACCCGACCGCTCCCCCGACGCCGCCGGCGACGACTCCGGTCAGTCCTGCGACGGACAATCCTGCCGCAGCGACGGCGAGGACACTCTGACTACGCAACCGAGCGGCGAGGATCGGAACGGTGAGTGCCGTCGCAATGCTCGAGATCGACAGCGCTGTCAGCAGCAGACCTGCGTTCTCGGCGGTGAGGCCGCGGTCTCGGTAGATCGTGGGGAGCCACGCGATCATCGAATAGGCCAGCAGCGATTGCAGACCCATGAATCCGGTGATGGCCCACGCGACCGGTGAACGGAGCACATCGGATTGCCACCGCGGACCGGCAGATGCCGGTGATGTCGCGATCGGAACGAAACGGCGGCGCCTCCACGCGACCAACGCCATGGCCGCAACGGCGAAAACGGCGGGCACCGCCCACAGAGCGAGCGTCACACGCCAATTGTGCAAGAACCTGGCATCGAGCAGAGGAGTTGCTCCGGAGGCGATTCCGGCACTCGCGCTGATCAACGCAGTGAACAAGCCTGTCATCAGCCCGATCCGATGAGGAAAGAGCAGGCGGATCAGTACCGGACCGAGCACGTTCGCTACCGCGATACCGACGCCCGCTATGAGCGTTCCGCCCACCAATGCGAGCCACCACGGCAACCCCCGCAGCACCGTCCCGATGAGGACGAGAACCAGACAACCGGTCAGCACGGCGGGCACGGTCCAGCGTCGAATCGCCCGTGTTGCGGCCAGCGCGAACACTCCGAGACACAGAACCGGACCTGTGGTCAACAACGCGGCGGATCCTGAGCCGAGCTGGTACGTCCCACGGATTTCGACGAGCATCGACGATGCGCTTCCGAACACCAAGCGCAGGTTGATCCCGAGTAAGACGACGGCCAGCACTGCTACGCCGACGCCAACCGCAGACAAGGGCGTCGTCCGGTCTTCGGTCGAGATATCGCCGGACGTTCCCGGCTCCCCGAAATCGGCCATGCGCGAGCTCCTCCCCCGCGCCGACCCCGCAGGAGGTAACCGAGTGGAACGGCGTCGACGCTTCTTCGACGGTATCGGACCCCGGGTGCGCCGCAACGCACCCCCTCGGGGCATCGGGTGCCGCGTACTGACGACGCAGGCCAGGTCGCCGACCGTGAGCGCGTAGTTACCCTGGGCGGTACTTACGCGAACACGGGCGGCGAAGCCGCCGAGCCATGGATCGGGCCCCGAGTTCCGACGAGCGGCAGTGCGCTCCCCCCTCGGCGGAGGGCGACGAACTCCGCTGCAATTGCAAGCGCAGTCTCCTCCGGCGTGCGGGCCCCCAGGTCCAAGCCGATGGGTGACCGCAACCTCGACAACTCGTCTTCAGTGAGCCCGACTTCCCGCAACCGATGCAATCTATCGAGATGTGTTCGGCGAGAGCCCATTGCACCGACGAACGCCACGGGCAGTCGCAGTGCAACCTTCAGCAGGGGAACATCGAATTTCGCGTCGTGGGTCAGAACGCAGACGACGGTCCGTGAATCCACGGCAGTCCGAGCGAGATACGAATGCGGCCACTCGGCCACGACCTCGTCCGCGACGGGAAAGCGGGCGGACGTGGCGAAGACGGGGCGGGCATCGCACACCGTGACGTGGTAGCCGAGGAACGAGCCGAGCGAAGACAATGCCGTCGCGTAATCGATTGCGCCGAAGACCAACAGCCGCGGTTTCGACGCGTAGGACTGAATGAACACTTCGAGCTCCGGCCTGCATCGGATCGACCGTATTCCCGAGGAACCCGAATCGAGCATGGCCAGCGCTTCGTCGACCAGAACACCGTCGATATCGGCGTACCCGGTCGTTCCCGACACGCCGTGCTCGCCGACGACCACACGAGCGCCAACCCCGTCCAACACCTGCGCGACCGCCACCTCGGCCCCCGCGGCGACCGCGTCGACGATCGACGCAGGCGGGGCCACCGATACGAAGACCTCGATCACCCCGCCACACGTCAATCCCACTGCGAACGCATCGTCGTCGCTGTAGCCGAAGACTTCCCGGACGGACGTGCCGCTTGCCAGAACCTCGCGGCACAGCTCGTACACCGCGCCCTCGACGCATCCACCCGACACGCTGCCCACGGCCTCGCCCTCTGCATTGACGGCCATCGCCGCCCCCGGCAGGCGAGGCGCGCTGCCGGAGACGGCGACGACGGTAGCCATCGCGTAGGGCATACCGTCGGACTGCCATTCGACGAGCTGCGGCGCGATGTCACGCATCACGAGATCCCGAGGGCTTCTTCGATGGGGTGCAGTGCGAAGTAGACCAGGAAGATCGTCGACATCACGTAGAGCAGCCAATGAG from Rhodococcus sp. P1Y includes these protein-coding regions:
- a CDS encoding XdhC family protein translates to MRDIAPQLVEWQSDGMPYAMATVVAVSGSAPRLPGAAMAVNAEGEAVGSVSGGCVEGAVYELCREVLASGTSVREVFGYSDDDAFAVGLTCGGVIEVFVSVAPPASIVDAVAAGAEVAVAQVLDGVGARVVVGEHGVSGTTGYADIDGVLVDEALAMLDSGSSGIRSIRCRPELEVFIQSYASKPRLLVFGAIDYATALSSLGSFLGYHVTVCDARPVFATSARFPVADEVVAEWPHSYLARTAVDSRTVVCVLTHDAKFDVPLLKVALRLPVAFVGAMGSRRTHLDRLHRLREVGLTEDELSRLRSPIGLDLGARTPEETALAIAAEFVALRRGGSALPLVGTRGPIHGSAASPPVFA
- a CDS encoding MFS transporter — translated: MADFGEPGTSGDISTEDRTTPLSAVGVGVAVLAVVLLGINLRLVFGSASSMLVEIRGTYQLGSGSAALLTTGPVLCLGVFALAATRAIRRWTVPAVLTGCLVLVLIGTVLRGLPWWLALVGGTLIAGVGIAVANVLGPVLIRLLFPHRIGLMTGLFTALISASAGIASGATPLLDARFLHNWRVTLALWAVPAVFAVAAMALVAWRRRRFVPIATSPASAGPRWQSDVLRSPVAWAITGFMGLQSLLAYSMIAWLPTIYRDRGLTAENAGLLLTALSISSIATALTVPILAARLRSQSVLAVAAAGLSVAGLTGVVAGGVGGAVGWAILLGLGQGAQLSLALTLMNLRARTAATATSLSAMAQSVGYLVAATGPLLSGALHSATGSWTATLAALLVLMIPLSVCGWIAGRDSTPGDRAESARTA
- the allB gene encoding allantoinase AllB, whose product is MPEKFDLLIRAPRAIVDGRERAANVGVRRGRIVALDAHDTHAADEVVELGPDEVLLPGLVDTHVHVNEPGRTEWEGFASATRAARAGGITTIVDMPLNSIPPTVDVDALSVKRRVAADKSVVNVGFWGGAVPGNLEQLRPLHDAGVFGFKCFLLHSGVDEFPPLSLPELEKALIEIASFDGLMIVHAEDAAVISSAPSASGTSYSGFLDSRPRAAENQAIAQVIDLSRRTGCRVHILHLSSADALPMIAQARQDGVRVTAETCPHYLCFDAEDIPPGATQFKCCPPIREAGNRELLWQGLADGVIDTVVTDHSPSTVDLKRLDTGDFGDAWGGIASLQVSLPAVWTEASRRGFALADVVRWMATNTADQVGMPDRGRIAVGAVADLVVFAPDEEFTVDVAALHHKNAVTAYDKLGLRGVVRRTWVTAASLLVRA